From the Lepus europaeus isolate LE1 chromosome 14, mLepTim1.pri, whole genome shotgun sequence genome, the window TCAATTGGACCTAGTGCTGTGGACAAAGGGTCTATTTTGTCTTCATCCCCTGGAACAACCATGAGCAACCCTTTTCTCCTTATCTACACAATAGCCCATTTTCAGggtctggcgttgtggtgcaggtgttaaactgccacctgtgatgccggcatcctgtgtcagagcaTCAGAGCATCAGAGCACCGgctgtccggctgctccacttcccatctagctccctgccaatgcacctgggaaggcagcgaagatggccaagggcttgggcccctgcacccatgtgggagatctgcatggagctcctggatcctggtatCAGCcaggcctagacctggctgttgtggccatttggagtaaagcagcagatggaagattccccccccccccccgtatttctgcctttcaaagaaataaaactggctTCTTTTTCAGACCCTCCCTGTCTCCAAAGGAATTTGTAGCCAATGGTACTGTAACCCCAGAACTCGCTCTGTTGACAACTAAGAATGTGGCCGGCGAATGAGCAATGAGAAGGTGGTTTTAACATAACTTACTGGAAAAAGTGAAGGGACAGCAATTCCTGCCCTGACAGAGCAGGCGGTGTCTCAGCAAAGGACTGAGAGTCCAGTCTGCGgttagattttgtttttatttttaaaatattttatttatttatttgagaagtagagttacagacagagggagagacagacagaaaggtattccatttgctggttcactccccagatggtcacaatggccactgctgagccgatccgaagccaggagcttcttccgggtctcccacgcgggtgcaggggcccaaggacttaggccatcttctactgctttcccaggtcatagcacagagctggatcggaagaggagcagccgggacttgaaccagcgctcatatgggatgccagtgccacaggaggaggcttagcccactacaccacagcgccggtgaGACAGTTTTTATGGGTGTGAGAATGAGTTCCCTGTTTCTCCTCTGCTCCTCCCTGTGCTGGGAAAGTCTGGGTGGGAGGATTCTGGGATGTGGAATCCCACTAAGCAAACCCCTCAGGACCACACTGGCCACAAGGGTTCCTATGTATTGGAGAAGCAAGTGACTCCTTCAGCCCCGTGACTCTGACCCTGTTGGACTAGCCGTGTCACTCCCTCCCCCCGCGTCAGTGAGctccttttgataaaggacaggcaGGGACACCTGGGCCAAGGGAGACAGACCAGAGGCTGGGTCCCGCTTTCTGGACTTGTGTCTGCGTTCCATtgcacagaaatttatttctttgttctttaaagatatttatttatttatttgagaggcagagttagagagagagagagagagagagagaggtcttccatctgctggttcactccccaaacggcagaaatggccagagttgtactgatccgaagccaggagccaggagcttcttccgggtctcccaggagggtgcagaggcccaagcacttgggccatcttctactgctttccctggccacagcagagagctggataggaagaggagcagctgggacttgaacctgtgcccatatgggatgcctgcaccatagGCGGAGGTTTAATCTACTGTACTACAGGGCAGGGTCTGCCCcctgttttctttaaaacatcCCATTTTCTTTGGCCCCCTTTGGCACGCAGGCTGCCATCTGTCTGTCTTGCTGTTTTAGCAGTATTCGCTCCCCAGCCGGCGGACACCCCCTCCCACCACCTCACCCAAGCCCGCCTTTTCCAGCGAAGTCCCGCGAGCTTGCTGTGTGATCCGGGCGTTCTGACTAGAATCCGCCGCCTTTGGAACATTTCCCAGGATCGCTGAGAGACGCTGGGCTTGTCACCCAATCTCTCCCTAGTAAAGCCGGGATTAACCACTTACAGATGCTGTTTCTGTCACCAAAATTGTGCGCTCTTTCTGCAGGTGACGTGCTCCAGACGGGACACACTGCACATGGTCCACAGCAGAGATTCCCCACAGGCTGCCCCCGCCTCTGATGCCAGTCGGGAGCCCCAGGTGGTGTCACCTGGGTTTCTAAATGGTTGGCCTAAAGCTGTTAGGCTGAAGGGAGGCACTAGCATAGGCGGACAGAAGAAAGCGGGAAGTGTGTGGGGTTGAGTGAGGGAAGAAATGTAGACGCAAGGCTTGGAAGCAGCCCAGCGTCAACACATTACAAATCTTGCCCAAGTCCAGTAACCTGGgaggtgggtcccagccctccTCTGGGGACATCTCTGCCCCTTGTGACACCTCCGGGGAGtcatcccagccctgccccattGGGCTCTTAGGTCTGTTACAGGAGACAGCCAGAACAGAGGTCCTTGTCTCTCTGTAGGAAAACAGTTTCACACGTGAGACAGAGCAGTGGTAGGTGAGCTCGCTGGATGGGAggcggagtggccaggactccaacctctGCTCTGACAGAGGGTGGCAGTGCCCCAGGCAggggcttaccctgctgcaccccaacacctgcccctgtttaCCATTTATTATCAAGGATCTCACAAAGGATACAGAATAAGAGATGCGGAGGCGAGGCAGGTGGGAAGGGCTAGGAGCTTCCTCACTGTTTCCGGATGGGCCCGCCCTCCAAGGACGTGACAAACCCCAGCTCtagcggccagcgctgtggtgtaattgGTTGGGCAtccgcttgcagcaccggcatcccatatcagcgctggttcatgtcccagctgctcctcctctgatccagctctctgctatggcctgggaaagcagcagaagatggcccaagtactcccggctcctggcttcagatcggcccagctctagctgttgcagcaatttgaggagtgaaccagaggatggaagacctttctctctctctctctctctctctctccctccctctctctcttgtctgtaactccacctcttaagtaaataaataaatcttttaaaaaaagtcctcaTTATGATGCGTTAGCACATTACAAGTCTCTCCACCTGGCACCGCGACATTCCAAATGGCCCTGAGTACCTATGGAAGTGAccacacaaagagagaaaagagttGGATCTCTAATTCCTGGAagtcaccactgctttcccagaagtaaGATGAACATTTTGCCCAAATATTCACATAACATTTCTGGGACCCCATATATGTAGGGTCTGAACAACACGTGgggacctgggagacctgggggaagttcttggctcctggcttcagcttggcccagccctgcccattcggtcatttggggagtgaaccagcagataaaagatctcttctttagctctcctctttctctgtaactctgcctttcaaatacataaatcttgaaaacacaaaattCTGCCCACGTCCCCAAAACTTTTGTAGGTGGTCCATGCCTTCCCCCTAAGGAAACACCCCTCGAGAAATCTTCTCTCCCAGTGCCAAGAGAATTACCCAGTCTGGTAACACTGGATAATAAAACCTTGGAGGAATTTCACACCCAGAAATCCCTTTGTCCAGCACTAtccagaagaagagggagggggaaggagaatgGGAGGAAGTGGGCCCCATGCCCATATGCCCCGGCCTAAATGTAGACCGGACGCTCTCTGGGACTCTTCTGAAGAGTCGCCCACCCCGCCTGTGGGACTCAGGGGCtcattaaagtttttatttttattttttttaaatcttttttttttttttttttttttgacaggcagagtggacagtgagagagagagacagagagaaaggtcttcctttgccgttggttcaccctccaatggccgctgcggtaggcgcgctgtggccggcgcaccacgctgatccgatggcaggagccaggtgctaatcctggtctcccatggggtgcagggcccaagcacttgggccatcctccactgcactccctggccacagcagagagctggcctggaagaggggcaaccgggacaggatcggtgccccgaccgggactagaacccggtgtgccggcgccgcaaggcggaggattagcctgttgagccacggcgccggcctcattaaaGTTTGCCTGCTTGCTTACTGCTACTCTGTCTCAGGtctgaaattctttctttctttctttctttgagaggtagaattacagagggagggagagacagacagagaggtcttccatccgctggtgcactccccaaatggccacaacggccagagctgggctgatccgaagtcgggagccaggagcttcttctgggtctcccacgcgagtgcaggggcccaaggacttgggccatcttccactgctttcccagggcatagcagagagctggattagaagtggagcagctgggacttgaactggcacccatatcggatgctggtgccacaggcagatgcttagcctactatgccacagcgccggcccctgaaattctcttggagaaaccaggactccaGGCTCCTCTGCTAATATTGTCACTTTCTTGATGCTTGACTGGTTTTTATCTCTAGCAGCAGCCAACGGCCCTCTTGAGGCCTGGGTGTCTCACACAGGGTCTCGGTCTGTTTGGATCACAGCACATCCTTAGCCATCTGGAAGTTCTCCAAGTCCTGTCCTCTCAGGTTACCGGGGAGGCTTTCCTACAGAGGCCTGATTGATTAAGTCATGGGCCCTTGGTGATCAACTTAACCTTCAGCACCTCTATCCTCCctggaggttgggggtggggctgagaagTCCGAAATCCTAACCAATCATGCCTTGGTCTTTCCTGTGGCCAGCCCCCTTCTTGAAGGGCTGTCAGTCACCCGACATCTCACTAGCACACAAAAAAGACACATCACTTGGTAGACGGCAAGGATGTTAGCAGGTATATGTTAGAGGACTGGGACAAAGATCAAACGTGTATTTCACAAcatcacattcttttttaaaagatgttatttatgtttgagaggcagacagaggtatgtaaatagagaaagagagagtgagcgcaCTCCCGCACACACTAGCTCACACTGCAGATGCCTTGGAATGGGCTGGGCTGGGTAAAACCTGAAACCAGAGCCAGAAACGCACCAGGTTTCGCACAGGTGCTGGAGCCCAGGCCCCGGAGCCGTCAGGCTGCTTCGCAGGGTCTGCAgcatctggagctgagccaggagctggggcctgtAATGAACCCAGGTGTGCTCATGTGGAACCTGGGTGCCGCATCCGCTGGGCTAAGTGCTTGCCCCGTGTCATATCCTTATATTGTACTCCTATAGGTGGATTTTATAAATGCCAACTATAAAGGAAATTCTAAATGACACCATCACTTTGACAGATAAATGTTTGCTGTTATTATCCTCTTGTTAGTACCAACTATGTTTTGTTCACTGTAGGATCTCTACTACCTTAAACAGGGCAAAGAACTGAGTATCTCTGAACGAATGCATGAAGGCATGAATTAGTCCATACTCTCAATCTTTACGCTGAAGATGCTAAGTAGAATACTGAATGCCGTTAGGTAATACACTGCTTACTGCCATTCAGAGGACACGTCTACCAGTTTAGTAACTTATGCTTTTGGGGAAGGCATGTGGATAAAAGCTATGGAACTTTGCCTGGGAAAATGTAGAGAAGAAACTCTACAAAGACTTGCATCGAGTTCCGAGGACTTCGCGGACAGCTGGAAGCCCGGACTTGAACTCTCGGTGACAGATGCAAGGTTTGGTGACAGATGCAAGGTTTGCTCCCGGGGGCACTGGACTTCACAGGAAGGCGAATGCCAGTTCAGCCTCAGGCCATTCCCGGTGCTCTGCAACAGGGTAGCTGCCTGAGGGCAAGACGCTGGCACAGCAGGTCTTCGTGGAGAGAAAGCTGGAGGGGCTCTGGGGGTCCTGTGGGTTcagttttctttctgcctcttggGAGTCCGGGTCCTCGATGTGAACAACCGGAACAAGCACGATGGCGCTCCTGACAAATTTCAAAGCTTTAATTTCCTGTCATCAGTGCTGAGCCCGTCCCCGAACACTGGCCTCGTTACCCCTACTCTTCCTCAGCTCTAGTCCAGACATTGATCTGGCTGATGGTCACAGAGGAGTGCTGTCGGGCTGTCACCAGCAGCCGCACACACCTCACGGCCCCCATGAGACCTGCTGTGTACGGGACCTTCTGGTTGCACTTGCCCTTCACCAGGGGGCCCAGCAGCACATAGTGGGCACAGCCCGTTCCCTCCAGCACGGGCTCATAGCCCAGTTCCACCTGCCCGTGCTCCAGGTGGTACAGCCCCTGGGCACCGAGGCCAGTCAGCACCTGTATTTGGACCACCCTGTGAGGAAGATCGAACACCAAGGTGTAGGTGTCCCCAGGAATGACGTTCTCAGTCTGGAAGTGGCTCAGGATTGGGAGGTAGGCGTACTCCGGGAGGTGAGCGCTGGACAACGCGATCATGGTGTTGTAGAGCGTGGCAGGAGGGTTGCTGGGTTTCTCGGGATTCTCATACTCTTCtccatcttcttcctcttcctctaaaCAACACGTGCGCTGGGAATTAAGGTCATCCGTGCGGTAGAAGAGATCGGGAGCAAAGCGAATTGGAACCCTCTGGCCCAAGAGAAAGCGGAAATTTGCTAGCAGCAAGCGTAGAGGAGCGTCCTCAGGGAAGAGGAGGCGGACGGAGGTGAGCAGGGGGAGGTGGCTGCTGCGCAGAACCTTCCCGGagcccaggctggagaactcCAGGACCACCCAGCGCAGCTCCCTCCAGGCCGCCAGCGTCCAGTAGATGGCAGAAACAAACCTGGGGGCGCACCGCGTGTTGTCTTCCAGCAGCAGGAAGTACTCCGAGAGCTCGCTGGCGAAGTTCATGAGCAGGGCCTGACCTTCTCTCTGCCGGGAGCGCAGAGCCTCACAGGGTGAGGACTGACTGGGCGTCAGGGGTCGCGGGAGAGGGGAGTCGCCAAGAAGACCGCTGACCACAAGCAGCCTCCGGGACTCTAGGTGCGGTGCAAAGGGGCCGGAAATATTGGCAGCTGCTCTGTGGAGCCGCTCGGGGTCAGGGTCTGACAGGTGGACCAGCACTATGATATGAGCCAGCTCAGGGTCGGAGGTAGCTTGGAAGAGGGAGTGCAAGGTGTCCAGGAGGTGGCTCCCGTGAGGATGCTGTATCGAGGAAATGCCCACGGTCAGCAGTTCTGGGGGAGACACGGGACCTTCAGCACCACAGGACGGGACGgggccccaggcctccctcccaggTCCCGCCCGCACTGCCACACCCGCCGGTTTGCCCTCAGCCGGTCCGTCCTGGTCAGAGCTCTAGGATCTGACCCATCCTTTGAAAGGCGGCTGTGTGGGGAAGGCTGCCACGTGCCAAAGGTCCATTTGCTGGTGTGGCAATCATCCCAGCCTGGCCTTGACC encodes:
- the LOC133773693 gene encoding alpha-1,6-mannosyl-glycoprotein 4-beta-N-acetylglucosaminyltransferase-like isoform X2, coding for MQKTPPGLQQASYKLLAGAPPPEKKLLTVGISSIQHPHGSHLLDTLHSLFQATSDPELAHIIVLVHLSDPDPERLHRAAANISGPFAPHLESRRLLVVSGLLGDSPLPRPLTPSQSSPCEALRSRQREGQALLMNFASELSEYFLLLEDNTRCAPRFVSAIYWTLAAWRELRWVVLEFSSLGSGKVLRSSHLPLLTSVRLLFPEDAPLRLLLANFRFLLGQRVPIRFAPDLFYRTDDLNSQRTCCLEEEEEDGEEYENPEKPSNPPATLYNTMIALSSAHLPEYAYLPILSHFQTENVIPGDTYTLVFDLPHRVVQIQVLTGLGAQGLYHLEHGQVELGYEPVLEGTGCAHYVLLGPLVKGKCNQKVPYTAGLMGAVRCVRLLVTARQHSSVTISQINVWTRAEEE
- the LOC133773693 gene encoding alpha-1,3-mannosyl-glycoprotein 4-beta-N-acetylglucosaminyltransferase-like protein MGAT4E isoform X1; the protein is MRRLWFSRWFGSNSTLKSRTIWKPSRRCRKPPLGSSRPATSSWLELLPRKRHPHGSHLLDTLHSLFQATSDPELAHIIVLVHLSDPDPERLHRAAANISGPFAPHLESRRLLVVSGLLGDSPLPRPLTPSQSSPCEALRSRQREGQALLMNFASELSEYFLLLEDNTRCAPRFVSAIYWTLAAWRELRWVVLEFSSLGSGKVLRSSHLPLLTSVRLLFPEDAPLRLLLANFRFLLGQRVPIRFAPDLFYRTDDLNSQRTCCLEEEEEDGEEYENPEKPSNPPATLYNTMIALSSAHLPEYAYLPILSHFQTENVIPGDTYTLVFDLPHRVVQIQVLTGLGAQGLYHLEHGQVELGYEPVLEGTGCAHYVLLGPLVKGKCNQKVPYTAGLMGAVRCVRLLVTARQHSSVTISQINVWTRAEEE